A region of Spodoptera frugiperda isolate SF20-4 chromosome 26, AGI-APGP_CSIRO_Sfru_2.0, whole genome shotgun sequence DNA encodes the following proteins:
- the LOC118264330 gene encoding facilitated trehalose transporter Tret1-like isoform X6, giving the protein MSQSHRMQYLAAFAVSIATMTTSTAYFWTAPILPKFHNNETSIVISNSEISWVVAIISPGMVTGSLAASGVSDKFGRRVTLLASALPFIVGTVFVLHATKPWLLYIGRFSWGLGSGMITTVTSVYLSEIADKEIRGTLTAGTRFMFSFGALLMLAIGSFVSYQVLSYFLIVMPICYFLACWRIPETPYYLLKEGKVDVARKELLRLSGSKNEKMIEEKLSQMRSDVRKEMQRSSSVKELLTGKQYRKAVIVTAGLRFTQLFAGSIPIQQYMGRIIQQSNCGLPVSTALIIFGAVRFAVGLISPMIVDRVGRRPLLIYSYLGSCVMLAMVGVYFFLQQVIGIDDESSNPFRFVVFVGIIISIVISSVGFDTLIFIIPSEIFPLNVRSVAMTVLNIFSAFITFIVVKGYQPMEDWTGLCGVFWLYAVMAFTGAIFTYVIVPETKGKSLREIQVELQGDIYDTPDDQNEQGEVEINENTELKDITR; this is encoded by the exons atgtcaCAAAGTCACAGGATGCAGTATTTGGCGGCATTTGCCG TGTCAATAGCTACGATGACGACGAGTACTGCCTATTTCTGGACTGCCCCCATCCTGCCAAAGTTCCACAATAATGAGACCAGTATTGTAATATCGAAT agcGAGATCTCGTGGGTGGTGGCGATAATATCGCCAGGCATGGTCACAGGCAGCCTGGCCGCTAGCGGAGTGTCAGACAAGTTCGGCAGGCGAGTCACTCTACTTGCTAGTGCTTTGCCTTTCATTGTTGGCACG GTGTTCGTGTTGCACGCAACTAAACCCTGGTTGCTATACATCGGCAGGTTTTCGTGGGGACTTGGGTCCGGCATGATTACTACC GTTACAAGCGTATATCTATCAGAAATAGCAGACAAAGAGATCAGAGGTACTCTAACAGCTGGCACAAGATTCATGTTCAGTTTTGGAGCTCTCCTAATGTTGGCAATAGGGTCTTTCGTGTCCTATCAAGTGCTAAGTTACTTCCTAATAGTAATGCCTATTTGCTACTTCTTAGCCTGTTGGAGGATCCCTGAAACTCCTTATTATTTGCTCAAAGAAGGCAAGGTGGATGTTGCGAGGAAAGAGTTGTTGAGACTTAGTGGGAGTAAGAACGAAAAG ATGATCGAAGAGAAGTTATCCCAAATGCGGTCAGATGTGAGGAAGGAGATGCAGCGGTCTAGTTCAGTAAAGGAACTGCTTACTGGGAAACAGTATAGGAAAGCTGTCATAGTAACTGCTG GTCTTCGATTCACCCAACTCTTCGCTGGCAGTATCCCGATCCAACAGTACATGGGTCGCATCATTCAACAAAGCAACTGCGGCTTACCAGTTTCAACGGCCCTCATTATTTTCGGAGCAGTGAGATTTGCAGTCG GTTTGATATCGCCAATGATCGTTGACAGGGTGGGCCGTCGTCCACTGCTCATTTACTCCTATTTGGGCTCCTGCGTGATGCTTGCCATGGTCGGAGTCTACTTCTTCCTCCAACAAGTCATTGGCATCGACGATGAATCTTCAAACCCATTCCGTTTCGTCGTATTCGTAGGGATTATCATTTCTATAGTTATATCTAGTGTAGGTTTtgatactttaatatttattattccgtCAGAAATCTTCCCTTTAAACGTAAGATCTGTGGCAATGactgtgttaaatattttttctgccTTCATAACTTTTATTGTAGTGAAAGGGTATCAACCAATGGAGGACTGGACGGGGCTGTGCGGAGTATTTTGGTTATACGCTGTTATGGCGTTTACTGGAGCTATATTTACATATGTTATCGTTCCAGAAACGAAAGGAAAAAGTTTGAGAGAAATACAAGTGGAATTGCAAGGTGATATATACGATACACCTGATGATCAGAACGAACAAGGTGAAGTAGAGATCAACGAAAACACAGAATTAAAAGATATCACGAGATGA
- the LOC118264330 gene encoding facilitated trehalose transporter Tret1-like isoform X7: MSQSHRMQYLAAFAVSIATMTTSTAYFWTAPILPKFHNNETSIVISNSEISWVVAIISPGMVTGSLAASGVSDKFGRRVTLLASALPFIVGTVFVLHATKPWLLYIGRFSWGLGSGMITTVTSVYLSEIADKEIRGTLTAGTRFMFSFGALLMLAIGSFVSYQVLSYFLIVMPICYFLACWRIPETPYYLLKEGKVDVARKELLRLSGSKNEKMIEEKLSQMRSDVRKEMQRSSSVKELLTGKQYRKAVIVTAGLRFTQLFAGSIPIQQYMGRIIQQSNCGLPVSTALIIFGAVRFAVGLISPMIVDRVGRRPLLIYSYLGSCVMLAMVGVYFFLQQVIGIDDESSNPFRFVVFVGIIISIVISSVGFDTLIFIIPSEIFPLNVRSVAMTVLNIFSAFITFIVVKGYQPMEDWTGLCGVFWLYAVMAFTGAIFTYVIVPETKGKSLREIQVELQGDIYDTPDDQNEQDEVEINENTELKDITR; the protein is encoded by the exons atgtcaCAAAGTCACAGGATGCAGTATTTGGCGGCATTTGCCG TGTCAATAGCTACGATGACGACGAGTACTGCCTATTTCTGGACTGCCCCCATCCTGCCAAAGTTCCACAATAATGAGACCAGTATTGTAATATCGAAT agcGAGATCTCGTGGGTGGTGGCGATAATATCGCCAGGCATGGTCACAGGCAGCCTGGCCGCTAGCGGAGTGTCAGACAAGTTCGGCAGGCGAGTCACTCTACTTGCTAGTGCTTTGCCTTTCATTGTTGGCACG GTGTTCGTGTTGCACGCAACTAAACCCTGGTTGCTATACATCGGCAGGTTTTCGTGGGGACTTGGGTCCGGCATGATTACTACC GTTACAAGCGTATATCTATCAGAAATAGCAGACAAAGAGATCAGAGGTACTCTAACAGCTGGCACAAGATTCATGTTCAGTTTTGGAGCTCTCCTAATGTTGGCAATAGGGTCTTTCGTGTCCTATCAAGTGCTAAGTTACTTCCTAATAGTAATGCCTATTTGCTACTTCTTAGCCTGTTGGAGGATCCCTGAAACTCCTTATTATTTGCTCAAAGAAGGCAAGGTGGATGTTGCGAGGAAAGAGTTGTTGAGACTTAGTGGGAGTAAGAACGAAAAG ATGATCGAAGAGAAGTTATCCCAAATGCGGTCAGATGTGAGGAAGGAGATGCAGCGGTCTAGTTCAGTAAAGGAACTGCTTACTGGGAAACAGTATAGGAAAGCTGTCATAGTAACTGCTG GTCTTCGATTCACCCAACTCTTCGCTGGCAGTATCCCGATCCAACAGTACATGGGTCGCATCATTCAACAAAGCAACTGCGGCTTACCAGTTTCAACGGCCCTCATTATTTTCGGAGCAGTGAGATTTGCAGTCG GTTTGATATCGCCAATGATCGTTGACAGGGTGGGCCGTCGTCCACTGCTCATTTACTCCTATTTGGGCTCCTGCGTGATGCTTGCCATGGTCGGAGTCTACTTCTTCCTCCAACAAGTCATTGGCATCGACGATGAATCTTCAAACCCATTCCGTTTCGTCGTATTCGTAGGGATTATCATTTCTATAGTTATATCTAGTGTAGGTTTtgatactttaatatttattattccgtCAGAAATCTTCCCTTTAAACGTAAGATCTGTGGCAATGactgtgttaaatattttttctgccTTCATAACTTTTATTGTAGTGAAAGGGTATCAACCAATGGAGGACTGGACGGGGCTGTGCGGAGTATTTTGGTTATACGCTGTTATGGCGTTTACTGGAGCTATATTTACATATGTTATCGTTCCAGAAACGAAAGGAAAAAGTTTGAGAGAAATACAAGTGGAATTGCAAG
- the LOC118264330 gene encoding facilitated trehalose transporter Tret1-like isoform X1 yields the protein MSQSHRMQYLAAFAVSIATMTTSTAYFWTAPILPKFHNNETSIVISNSEISWVVAIISPGMVTGSLAASGVSDKFGRRVTLLASALPFIVGTVFVLHATKPWLLYIGRFSWGLGSGMITTVTSVYLSEIADKEIRGTLTAGTRFMFSFGALLMLAIGSFVSYQVLSYFLIVMPICYFLACWRIPETPYYLLKEGKVDVARKELLRLSGSKNEKMIEEKLSQMRSDVRKEMQRSSSVKELLTGKQYRKAVIVTAGLRFTQLFAGSIPIQQYMGRIIQQSNCGLPVSTALIIFGAVRFAVGLISPMIVDRVGRRPLLIYSYLGSCVMLAMVGVYFFLQQVIGIDDESSNPFRFVVFVGIIISIVISSVGFDTLIFIIPSEIFPLNVRSVAMTVLNIFSAFITFIVVKGYQPMEDWTGLCGVFWLYAVMAFTGAIFTYVIVPETKGKSLREIQVELQGDIYDTPDDQNEQDEVEINENTELKDITR from the exons atgtcaCAAAGTCACAGGATGCAGTATTTGGCGGCATTTGCCG TGTCAATAGCTACGATGACGACGAGTACTGCCTATTTCTGGACTGCCCCCATCCTGCCAAAGTTCCACAATAATGAGACCAGTATTGTAATATCGAAT agcGAGATCTCGTGGGTGGTGGCGATAATATCGCCAGGCATGGTCACAGGCAGCCTGGCCGCTAGCGGAGTGTCAGACAAGTTCGGCAGGCGAGTCACTCTACTTGCTAGTGCTTTGCCTTTCATTGTTGGCACG GTGTTCGTGTTGCACGCAACTAAACCCTGGTTGCTATACATCGGCAGGTTTTCGTGGGGACTTGGGTCCGGCATGATTACTACC GTTACAAGCGTATATCTATCAGAAATAGCAGACAAAGAGATCAGAGGTACTCTAACAGCTGGCACAAGATTCATGTTCAGTTTTGGAGCTCTCCTAATGTTGGCAATAGGGTCTTTCGTGTCCTATCAAGTGCTAAGTTACTTCCTAATAGTAATGCCTATTTGCTACTTCTTAGCCTGTTGGAGGATCCCTGAAACTCCTTATTATTTGCTCAAAGAAGGCAAGGTGGATGTTGCGAGGAAAGAGTTGTTGAGACTTAGTGGGAGTAAGAACGAAAAG ATGATCGAAGAGAAGTTATCCCAAATGCGGTCAGATGTGAGGAAGGAGATGCAGCGGTCTAGTTCAGTAAAGGAACTGCTTACTGGGAAACAGTATAGGAAAGCTGTCATAGTAACTGCTG GTCTTCGATTCACCCAACTCTTCGCTGGCAGTATCCCGATCCAACAGTACATGGGTCGCATCATTCAACAAAGCAACTGCGGCTTACCAGTTTCAACGGCCCTCATTATTTTCGGAGCAGTGAGATTTGCAGTCG GTTTGATATCGCCAATGATCGTTGACAGGGTGGGCCGTCGTCCACTGCTCATTTACTCCTATTTGGGCTCCTGCGTGATGCTTGCCATGGTCGGAGTCTACTTCTTCCTCCAACAAGTCATTGGCATCGACGATGAATCTTCAAACCCATTCCGTTTCGTCGTATTCGTAGGGATTATCATTTCTATAGTTATATCTAGTGTAGGTTTtgatactttaatatttattattccgtCAGAAATCTTCCCTTTAAACGTAAGATCTGTGGCAATGactgtgttaaatattttttctgccTTCATAACTTTTATTGTAGTGAAAGGGTATCAACCAATGGAGGACTGGACGGGGCTGTGCGGAGTATTTTGGTTATACGCTGTTATGGCGTTTACTGGAGCTATATTTACATATGTTATCGTTCCAGAAACGAAAGGAAAAAGTTTGAGAGAAATACAAGTGGAATTGCAAGGTGATATATACGATACACCTGATGATCAGAACGAACAAG